One Acidobacteriota bacterium genomic region harbors:
- a CDS encoding HAMP domain-containing histidine kinase: METEQRHRIEIALAILWLVFTVSLASWWLIFGLRQTEMLRSVDQTRTVEIAAAHRMLLWEGSVLIASLVAGGTALLYATHRERRRHRAVEEFLAAFTHDLRTSLASLRLQVESLQEDFAEKGERNPLLERLLKDSVRLQLQLDNSLFYANRHKGRLYIEPLSLKRTVDSIASEFSELDVRIEDDAMILADARALESVLRNLFQNALVHGGADAVTIRVEKGTGSNVRIIVEDNGSGPATDPSELGRLFFRPTSRSGTGVGLYISRQLLIRMKGALVLSRGSRGLVATLEIPEARA, from the coding sequence ATGGAAACTGAGCAGAGACACCGGATCGAGATCGCTCTCGCAATCCTATGGCTCGTTTTCACCGTCTCGCTGGCGAGCTGGTGGCTGATCTTCGGTCTGCGCCAAACCGAAATGCTCAGGTCGGTCGATCAGACGCGCACAGTAGAGATTGCGGCTGCGCACCGGATGCTTCTGTGGGAAGGCAGTGTGCTGATCGCCTCGCTCGTCGCGGGAGGAACCGCTCTGCTCTACGCGACTCACCGCGAGCGCCGCCGTCACCGAGCCGTCGAGGAGTTTCTCGCCGCGTTCACCCACGATCTCCGCACCTCGCTGGCGAGCCTCAGACTGCAGGTGGAGAGTCTCCAGGAAGACTTCGCGGAAAAAGGCGAACGGAATCCGCTTCTCGAGCGGCTCTTGAAGGACTCGGTCCGTCTGCAGCTGCAGCTCGACAACTCACTTTTCTACGCGAACCGCCACAAGGGACGTCTCTACATCGAGCCCCTTTCGCTGAAACGAACGGTCGATTCGATCGCGTCGGAGTTCAGCGAGCTCGACGTCCGTATCGAGGACGACGCGATGATTCTCGCGGATGCACGAGCGCTGGAGAGCGTCCTCCGGAACCTCTTCCAGAACGCCCTGGTGCACGGCGGAGCCGATGCCGTCACCATCAGAGTCGAGAAGGGAACCGGCTCCAACGTCAGGATCATCGTTGAGGACAACGGCAGCGGTCCCGCGACCGACCCGTCGGAGCTCGGACGCCTTTTCTTCCGGCCGACCTCGCGAAGCGGCACCGGGGTGGGGCTCTACATCTCGCGGCAGCTGCTGATTCGGATGAAGGGGGCGCTCGTTCTCTCCCGCGGGAGTCGCGGCCTCGTCGCAACTCTCGAGATTCCGGAGGCGCGCGCATGA
- a CDS encoding glutamate-1-semialdehyde 2,1-aminomutase, with protein MTTHYQSPASAPLFERALEVTPGGVHSPVRSFRSVGGSPVFFRSGDGARLTSVDGETFIDFCQSFGPLILGHRDPDVDAVVRETLDLAWTFGTCEPYSLELAEWINARIPWAEKLRFVSSGTEAVMSATRIARAATGRRRILKFDGCYHGHSDSLLVKAGSGLAGPVTSSSAGVSKEVAAETVVASLDSEDEVTAAFEQYDGEIAAVILEPLPANNGLLIQRREFLDHVVKTARNHGALVIFDEVISGFRVAAGGMAEVLGIQPDLVTYGKVIGGGFPIGCYAGRRDLMDLVAPAGPVYQAGTLSANPIGVRAGLATLRKAEEIGVWKMLEERGKDFAAELRTRFRAAGSPFDVTQYGSLIWIHSASGEPIRRVDRISQTHADRFASLFHAALANGVYLAPSAYEVGFLSAAHDQETLEIAADGLEKAAKMIDGN; from the coding sequence ATGACGACACACTACCAATCTCCCGCTTCCGCGCCGCTGTTCGAACGCGCGCTCGAGGTGACCCCCGGCGGCGTCCACAGCCCGGTCCGGTCCTTCCGAAGCGTCGGAGGATCTCCCGTTTTCTTCAGGAGCGGAGACGGCGCGCGCCTCACGTCGGTCGACGGAGAGACCTTCATCGATTTCTGCCAGAGCTTCGGACCGCTGATCCTCGGACATCGCGATCCGGATGTCGATGCGGTCGTTCGGGAGACTCTCGATCTCGCCTGGACCTTCGGGACCTGCGAGCCCTACTCGCTCGAGCTCGCCGAATGGATCAACGCACGAATTCCGTGGGCTGAGAAACTCCGATTCGTCTCATCCGGAACCGAGGCGGTGATGAGCGCGACCCGGATTGCCCGCGCGGCCACCGGACGACGCCGGATTCTGAAGTTCGACGGCTGCTATCACGGCCACAGCGACTCGCTTCTGGTGAAAGCGGGAAGCGGGCTCGCGGGACCGGTGACGAGCTCGAGCGCTGGAGTCTCGAAAGAGGTCGCGGCCGAGACCGTCGTCGCCTCTCTCGACTCGGAGGACGAGGTGACCGCCGCTTTCGAGCAATACGATGGTGAGATCGCGGCCGTGATCCTCGAACCGCTCCCCGCCAACAATGGGCTACTGATTCAGCGTCGCGAGTTCCTCGACCACGTCGTGAAGACGGCCCGCAACCACGGCGCCCTCGTGATCTTCGACGAAGTGATCTCCGGTTTCCGCGTCGCCGCCGGCGGGATGGCCGAAGTTCTCGGAATTCAACCCGACCTCGTCACGTACGGAAAAGTCATCGGTGGTGGCTTTCCGATCGGCTGCTACGCGGGGCGGAGGGATCTGATGGATCTCGTTGCACCGGCCGGTCCCGTCTATCAGGCGGGTACGCTGAGCGCGAACCCCATCGGGGTCCGTGCCGGGCTCGCAACGCTGCGAAAGGCGGAGGAGATCGGGGTCTGGAAGATGCTGGAGGAGAGGGGGAAGGACTTCGCGGCCGAGCTCCGAACGCGCTTCCGTGCAGCGGGCTCACCATTCGACGTCACGCAATACGGCTCGCTCATCTGGATTCATTCGGCATCCGGGGAACCGATCCGGCGAGTCGACCGGATCTCGCAGACTCACGCCGATCGCTTCGCCAGCCTTTTCCATGCGGCTCTGGCCAACGGCGTCTATCTCGCCCCGAGCGCGTACGAGGTAGGATTTCTTTCTGCTGCACACGATCAGGAAACGCTCGAGATCGCGGCGGATGGTCTCGAGAAAGCCGCGAAGATGATTGATGGAAACTGA
- the hemB gene encoding porphobilinogen synthase translates to MSEIERLMRLRKTQQLRDLCDEVELTTSHLIQPLFVVDGVKGEQPITGLTGNNRMDIESAVRQVGSDIENGVRHFILFPVPPGKGTKNFDHDFTSGVISSLRKAHGRAFTLWVDTCLCSSTEHGHCCVFGDDDEIDLDATLEELSRSALAFADAGADGVSPSDMMDGRTGAIRQALDEAGHEMIPIMSYSTKFASSFYGPFREAADSAPQFGDRKAYQIDPRNRSDAIRASVRCAEEGADLLMVKPGMTSIDLILPIRELTDRPVGAYQVSGEYAGLALLAEKGLTDLDRALLETWHVFRRAGAQYIITYGARRAAAIGLKVQN, encoded by the coding sequence ATGAGCGAGATCGAACGCCTGATGCGGCTGCGGAAAACGCAGCAGCTTCGCGACCTCTGCGACGAGGTGGAGCTGACGACGAGTCATCTGATCCAGCCGCTCTTCGTCGTCGACGGTGTGAAGGGAGAGCAGCCGATCACCGGCCTGACCGGAAACAACCGGATGGACATTGAGTCGGCGGTCCGCCAGGTCGGTTCCGACATCGAGAACGGCGTCCGCCACTTCATCCTCTTTCCCGTTCCCCCGGGCAAAGGGACGAAGAACTTCGATCACGACTTCACCTCCGGTGTCATCTCCTCTCTTCGGAAGGCGCACGGCAGGGCATTCACTCTCTGGGTCGATACGTGCCTCTGTTCCTCGACCGAGCATGGACACTGCTGCGTCTTCGGGGACGACGACGAGATCGATCTCGACGCGACGCTGGAGGAGCTCAGCCGATCTGCCCTCGCGTTCGCCGATGCCGGCGCAGACGGTGTCAGTCCGAGCGACATGATGGATGGACGCACAGGAGCGATCCGGCAGGCTCTCGACGAGGCCGGACACGAGATGATTCCGATCATGAGCTACTCGACGAAGTTCGCCAGCAGCTTCTACGGGCCGTTTCGCGAGGCTGCCGATTCCGCGCCGCAGTTCGGCGATCGAAAGGCTTACCAGATCGACCCGCGAAACCGCTCCGACGCCATCCGGGCGAGCGTCCGATGCGCGGAGGAAGGAGCCGATCTGCTGATGGTGAAGCCGGGCATGACCTCGATCGATCTCATCCTGCCGATCCGGGAACTGACCGACCGGCCCGTCGGCGCCTATCAGGTCAGTGGCGAGTACGCCGGCCTGGCTCTGCTGGCGGAAAAGGGATTGACCGACCTCGATCGTGCGCTTCTCGAAACGTGGCATGTCTTCCGGCGCGCCGGCGCGCAGTACATCATCACCTACGGCGCCCGACGGGCAGCCGCGATCGGACTGAAAGTGCAAAACTGA
- a CDS encoding hydroxymethylbilane synthase, protein MRLRVSGRSSDLSRIQIHQVAAAFRSAVPDIEIIPHFRESLGDKNQQDPLWAMPEKGVFTEDFVEDLRSGKTDLVVHSWKDLPTEPREGTEVAGTLPRADTRDVLLMRRDRWERAEPGARITLLSSSPRRAHNLESFLAWALPVTGLKIEFVPIRGNVPTRVRKLVEGEQDGLVVAKAALDRLLGSTAGEFAATREEVRRNLELCHWMVLPISDNPTGAAQGALAMEIAPQENPELARLVGSLNDRTTFSNAERERQILRSYGGGCHQKIGVTVLTRPYGTIISLRGRTDAGETLDRFELERERRTPRTSRNRIWPVERGANRMLREPLDVAQPDDDAGYWVARADALPKSWRVSSSRPVWTAGLQTWRSLARRGVWVNGSAEGLGEDENPGTEIIASRSIRWIKLTHDRAEAERRLERLATYRLISSGDEQPDLSQYTHFFWTSGSRFLDAVERQPEIADRWHGCGPGNTYGIVRDRLGSDARIDIWLSHDEWLKDVTE, encoded by the coding sequence GTGCGCCTGAGAGTCTCCGGGCGCTCGAGCGACTTATCCAGAATCCAAATTCACCAGGTCGCCGCCGCCTTCCGTTCAGCCGTTCCGGACATCGAGATCATCCCGCACTTTCGCGAATCTCTCGGCGACAAAAATCAGCAGGATCCCCTCTGGGCGATGCCGGAGAAAGGGGTGTTCACCGAGGACTTCGTCGAGGACCTGCGATCGGGGAAGACTGACCTCGTGGTTCACTCGTGGAAGGATCTTCCGACCGAGCCGCGCGAAGGAACCGAAGTCGCCGGAACGCTGCCGCGCGCCGACACGCGTGACGTTCTTCTGATGCGGCGGGATCGATGGGAGAGAGCAGAGCCGGGAGCACGAATCACGCTTCTGAGCTCTTCACCGCGGCGGGCTCACAATCTCGAATCGTTCCTGGCGTGGGCGCTCCCCGTCACCGGGCTGAAGATCGAGTTCGTTCCGATTCGCGGCAATGTTCCAACCCGAGTTCGCAAGCTCGTCGAAGGGGAGCAGGACGGGCTCGTCGTTGCGAAGGCGGCGCTCGATCGCCTCCTCGGATCGACCGCCGGCGAATTCGCGGCGACGCGCGAGGAAGTTCGCCGCAATCTCGAGCTCTGTCACTGGATGGTGCTTCCAATCAGCGACAACCCCACGGGCGCTGCGCAGGGCGCGCTGGCGATGGAGATCGCTCCGCAAGAGAATCCGGAGCTCGCGCGGCTCGTCGGATCACTCAACGACCGAACGACGTTCAGTAACGCCGAGCGCGAACGACAGATCCTCCGCTCCTACGGCGGCGGTTGTCACCAGAAGATCGGTGTCACGGTACTCACGAGGCCATACGGTACGATCATCAGTCTGCGCGGCCGGACCGACGCCGGCGAAACACTCGACCGGTTCGAGCTGGAGCGGGAGCGGCGGACACCCCGAACGAGCCGCAACCGGATCTGGCCCGTCGAGCGTGGCGCGAACCGGATGCTGCGTGAGCCCCTCGACGTCGCGCAGCCCGACGACGACGCCGGCTACTGGGTCGCACGCGCGGACGCGCTCCCGAAGTCCTGGAGAGTCTCGTCGTCCCGCCCGGTCTGGACCGCGGGACTCCAAACCTGGCGGAGTCTCGCCCGGCGCGGAGTCTGGGTCAACGGCTCCGCCGAAGGCCTCGGTGAGGACGAAAATCCGGGCACCGAGATCATCGCCAGTCGATCGATTCGCTGGATCAAGCTCACACACGATCGCGCCGAGGCGGAGCGGCGGCTCGAGCGGCTGGCGACCTACCGGCTGATTTCCTCCGGCGACGAACAACCCGATCTCAGTCAGTACACCCATTTCTTCTGGACCAGCGGCAGTCGCTTTCTCGACGCCGTCGAGCGCCAGCCGGAGATCGCGGATCGATGGCACGGCTGCGGACCGGGAAACACGTACGGAATCGTTCGCGACAGGCTGGGGAGCGACGCGAGAATCGACATCTGGCTGAGCCACGATGAATGGCTCAAGGATGTAACGGAATGA